A stretch of Plesiomonas shigelloides DNA encodes these proteins:
- a CDS encoding aromatic amino acid transporter has product MERSPSLIGGSCIIASVCVGAGMLGLPSSGAGAWTLWSILAIAITMVVMTISGWMLLEAFKHYDLKVSFNSVTKELLGEKVNFFNNLTVYFVGGILLYAYITSSGLIIQDLMGINSKIASVLFVLCFSLFVWHSTRAVDRISVILIAFMVLSFVFGVSGLASKVNLSILFDSVSQEHQYAPYAMAMLPVALTSFGYHHSVSSMRAYYGCEHKAKRAILGGTVIALALYCLWLVSIFGNLPRDQFGPVIQQGGNVDVLLKQLGSVIESASIAKAIHAFSMAAILSSFIGVGLGVFDFLADFFKFDDTKVGRTKSWAVTFFPPLLMSLLFPFGFVVAIGYAGAAATVWACIIPALLAYKSRAMKGGKEGFIAPGGQPMIIMVILFGLLTAVFHFLSMLGHLPVFNG; this is encoded by the coding sequence ATGGAACGGAGTCCCTCTTTAATAGGTGGTTCTTGTATTATTGCCAGTGTGTGTGTCGGTGCAGGTATGCTGGGATTACCCAGTTCCGGGGCCGGAGCATGGACGCTGTGGTCAATTTTGGCAATCGCTATTACCATGGTGGTGATGACGATATCTGGCTGGATGCTGCTAGAAGCCTTTAAACATTACGATCTGAAAGTCTCTTTTAACTCCGTTACCAAAGAACTCCTCGGCGAGAAAGTTAATTTCTTCAATAATCTGACCGTCTATTTTGTCGGCGGAATATTACTGTATGCCTATATCACTTCCTCTGGGTTAATTATTCAAGATTTGATGGGGATAAACAGTAAAATTGCCTCCGTTTTATTTGTGCTCTGTTTCTCATTATTCGTTTGGCATTCCACCCGCGCCGTAGACCGTATTTCGGTTATTTTGATTGCCTTCATGGTATTAAGTTTCGTGTTCGGCGTTTCGGGTTTAGCCAGCAAAGTGAATTTGTCTATCTTGTTCGACTCGGTGAGCCAAGAACATCAGTATGCGCCGTATGCGATGGCGATGTTGCCGGTAGCCCTGACCTCGTTCGGTTATCACCATTCGGTGTCCTCTATGCGCGCCTATTACGGCTGCGAGCATAAAGCCAAGCGCGCCATTTTGGGCGGTACGGTGATTGCGCTGGCGCTGTATTGCCTGTGGTTGGTGAGTATTTTTGGCAACTTACCACGCGATCAGTTTGGTCCGGTGATCCAACAAGGTGGGAACGTTGATGTGCTGTTAAAGCAGCTGGGCAGTGTGATTGAATCGGCTAGCATTGCTAAAGCTATTCATGCGTTCTCTATGGCTGCGATTCTCTCATCGTTCATTGGTGTGGGTCTTGGGGTGTTCGATTTTCTGGCGGATTTCTTCAAGTTTGATGACACCAAAGTGGGCCGAACCAAGTCTTGGGCCGTCACTTTCTTCCCACCGCTGTTGATGTCATTGCTGTTTCCTTTTGGTTTCGTGGTGGCAATCGGTTACGCAGGTGCGGCCGCCACCGTATGGGCTTGTATTATCCCCGCGTTGCTGGCGTATAAATCACGTGCTATGAAAGGTGGAAAAGAGG